In Musa acuminata AAA Group cultivar baxijiao chromosome BXJ3-9, Cavendish_Baxijiao_AAA, whole genome shotgun sequence, a single genomic region encodes these proteins:
- the LOC103998169 gene encoding pseudo histidine-containing phosphotransfer protein 2-like isoform X1 yields MVLHISSALTASALRPLLCFCFHNTYPEMENASGLQRQLASMKKDLFDQGYLDEQFDQLEELQDESSPNFVEEVVTLFFRDSSRLMANIDDALQRCPRDFHRLDNFLHRLKGSASSIGAAKMKNECTSFREFCSEENLDGCLRSFQKVKNDHTILRQKLENYLQVAFEPNPLPLRVLSSVSSNSLSSSHLCCGSC; encoded by the exons ATGGTTCTTCATATCTCATCAGCACTTACTGCCTCTGCACTCCGCCCCTTGCTCTGTTTCTGCTTTCACAACACTTATCCAGAGATGGAGAATGCTTCTGGCTTGCAGCGCCAGCTTGCTAGCATGAAGAAGGACCTCTTTGATCAG GGGTACTTGGATGAACAATTTGATCAGCTAGAGGAGTTGCAGGATGAATCCAGCCCTAATTTTGTGGAAGAAGTTGTCACATTGTTCTTCAGGGATTCATCCAGATTGATGGCCAACATTGACGACGCCCT CCAGCGGTGCCCTCGAGATTTCCATAGGCTGGACAACTTCTTGCACCGATTGAAGGGCAGTGCTTCCAG CATCGGTGCTGCAAAGATGAAGAACGAGTGCACCAGTTTCAGAGAATTCTGCAGTGAAGAAAACCTTGACGG ATGCCTGAGATCGTTTCAGAAGGTGAAGAATGACCACACCATCTTGAGGCAGAAGCTGGAAAACTACTTGCAGGTTGCATTCGAGCCAAACCCTTTACCTTTACGTGTCCTGAGTTCCGTCTCCTCAAACTCGTTGAGTAGCTCTCACTTGTGTTGTGGCAGTTGCTGA
- the LOC103998064 gene encoding ABC transporter G family member 42, protein MEGMERAWDSGRRASRSLSRSISRGMGMGNWGMEDVFARSSTRGRSWGSRSGVDDDEEALRWAALEKLPTYSRLRTGILRSVVAEGEQGRRQYQHKEVDVRKLGVNERQEFIERVFKVAEEDNERFLKKLRNRIDKVGIQLPTVEVRFEHLNVEAKCHVGNRALPSLANTARDIAESAVGLLGINLTKRTSLTILKDISGIIQPSRMTLLLGPPSSGKTTLLLALAGKLDPTLKTRGEISYNGYRLEEFVPQKTAAYISQNDVHVGEMTVKETFDFSARCQGVGSRYDLLTELARREKEGGILPEAEVDLFMKATAIEGVKSSLQTDYTLRILGLDICADTIVGDEMQRGISGGQRKRVTTGEMIVGPTKVLFMDEISTGLDSSTTFQIVKCLQQIVHLGEATILMSLLQPAPETFELFDDIILLSEGQIVYQGPREFVLEFFEACGFRCPERKGTADFLQEVTSRKDQEQYWADKERPYRYISVSEFAQCFKRFHVGLRLENELSVPFDKSQSHKAALVFSKKSVSTSELLKASFAKEWLLIKRNSFVYIFKTVQIVMVALIASTVFLRTRMHTRNEDDGVIYIGALLFGLIVNVFNGFAELSIAISRLPVFYKHRDLLFYPAWIFTLPNFLLRIPISILETVVWTVMTYYTIGYAPEASRFFKQLVLVFLIQQMAAGLFRTVAGLCRSMIISNTGGALSVLIIFVLGGFILPKDVIPKWWIWGFWISPLTYGYNALAVNEFLAPRWMNKPSSDDRPLGRAILENANVFPEARWYWIGAGALLGFSILFNLLFTFFLMYLNPIGKPQAVISEETAAEMEENRDETRESPRIRRAGSENDSLPRELSKRDGNNAREMMVLRMSPSGTNRLNRDMSIDEAATGVAPKRGMVLPFTPLAMSFDEVSYYVDMPAEMKDQGVTEDRLQLLRNVTGAFRPGVLTALMGVSGAGKTTLMDVLAGRKTGGYVEGDIRISGYPKNQETFARISGYCEQNDIHSPQVTVRESLIYSAFLRLPKEVSDGEKLKFVDEVMELVELDNLRDAIVGLPGITGLSTEQRKRLTIAVELVANPSIIFMDEPTSGLDARAAAIVMRTVRNTVDTGRTVVCTIHQPSIDIFEAFDELLLMKRGGQVIYSGPLGRNSHKIIEYFEAIPGVPKIKDKYNPATWMLEVSSVAAEVRLQMDFAEYYKSSALYQRNKALVGELSNPASGTNDLYFPTQFSESSWGQFKACLWKQWWTYWRSPDYNLVRFFFTLVTALLLGSIFWRIGHKSGSANNLRIVIGAMYAAVLFVGVNNCSTVQPLVAIERTVFYRERAAGMYSALPYAMAQVLVEIPYVVIQAAYYSLIVYSMMSFQWTAAKFFWFYFISLFSFLYFTYYGMMTVSLSPNHQVAAIFASTFYSVFNLFSGFFIPRPRIPKWWVWYYWICPLQWTVYGLIVTQYGDLESFISVPGSETPIRTKDYVKDHFGYHTDFMPVVAIVLVGFALFFAFMFAYCIKKLNFQQR, encoded by the exons ATGGAGGGCATGGAGAGGGCGTGGGACTCCGGGCGGCGGGCGAGCAGGAGCCTGAGCCGGAGCATCAGCAGGGGGATGGGCATGGGGAACTGGGGGATGGAGGACGTGTTCGCGCGGTCGAGCACGCGGGGGAGGTCGTGGGGTAGCCGGAGCGGGGTGGACGACGACGAGGAGGCGCTGCGGTGGGCCGCGCTGGAGAAGCTCCCCACCTACAGCCGCCTGCGCACCGGGATCCTCCGGTCGGTGGTGGCGGAAGGGGAGCAGGGGCGGCGGCAGTACCAGCACAAGGAGGTGGACGTGCGCAAGCTGGGCGTCAACGAGCGCCAGGAGTTCATCGAGCGCGTCTTCAAGGTCGCCGAGGAGGACAACGAGCGCTTCCTCAAGAAGCTCCGCAACCGAATCGACAA GGTTGGCATCCAATTACCAACGGTGGAGGTGAGGTTCGAGCATCTGAACGTGGAAGCCAAATGCCATGTGGGGAACAGGGCTCTGCCGTCGCTGGCGAACACGGCCAGGGACATCGCCGAGTCGGCCGTCGGCCTCTTGGGAATCAACCTCACCAAGAGAACCTCTCTCACCATCCTCAAAGATATCTCGGGAATCATACAACCCTCGAG GATGACACTTCTATTAGGCCCTCCGTCATCTGGGAAGACCACCCTTTTGTTAGCTTTAGCTGGAAAACTAGACCCAACTTTGAAG ACCAGAGGAGAGATATCATACAATGGATACAGGTTGGAGGAGTTCGTGCCTCAGAAAACTGCAGCTTACATTAGCCAGAATGATGTTCATGTGGGCGAGATGACAGTCAAAGAAACATTCGACTTCTCTGCGAGGTGTCAAGGCGTAGGATCTCGATACG ATCTTCTGACGGAGCTGgcgaggagggagaaggaaggagGAATTCTGCCAGAAGCTGAAGTGGATCTGTTCATGAAGGCCACGGCAATCGAAGGAGTGAAGAGCAGTCTGCAAACGGACTACACGCTCAGG ATACTTGGGCTGGACATTTGCGCCGATACAATTGTGGGCGATGAGATGCAGAGAGGGATCTCCGGAGGTCAAAGGAAGCGCGTCACCACAG GTGAGATGATCGTCGGGCCGACCAAAGTGCTGTTCATGGACGAAATATCGACCGGCCTCGACAGCTCCACCACCTTCCAGATCGTGAAATGCCTGCAGCAGATCGTCCACCTGGGTGAGGCCACCATCCTCATGTCCCTCCTTCAGCCGGCGCCCGAGACCTTCGAGCTCTTCGACGACATCATCCTCCTCTCCGAGGGCCAGATCGTGTACCAGGGCCCCCGCGAGTTTGTCCTCGAGTTCTTCGAGGCCTGCGGCTTCCGCTGCCCCGAGCGCAAAGGCACCGCCGACTTCTTGCAGGAG GTCACGTCGAGGAAGGACCAGGAGCAGTACTGGGCGGACAAGGAAAGGCCGTACCGCTACATCTCCGTCTCCGAGTTCGCGCAGTGCTTCAAGCGATTCCACGTCGGTCTTCGTCTGGAGAACGAGCTCTCCGTCCCCTTCGACAAGTCGCAGAGCCACAAGGCCGCCTTGGTCTTCTCCAAGAAGTCTGTTTCCACCTCCGAGCTCCTCAAGGCCTCGTTTGCCAAGGAATGGCTCCTCATCAAGCGCAACTCCTTCGTCTACATCTTCAAGACCGTTCAG ATTGTCATGGTGGCGCTCATAGCGTCAACCGTGTTTCTGAGGACTCGCATGCACACGAGGAACGAGGACGACGGCGTCATCTACATTGGAGCGCTCCTCTTCGGGTTGATCGTCAACGTCTTCAATGGTTTCGCGGAGCTGTCCATCGCCATCTCGCGGCTCCCGGTGTTCTACAAGCACAGGGACCTGCTCTTCTATCCGGCATGGATATTCACCTTGCCCAACTTTCTCCTCCGGATTCCCATATCGATCCTGGAAACCGTGGTTTGGACTGTCATGACCTACTACACCATAGGCTATGCTCCGGAGGCCAGCAG GTTCTTCAAGCAGCTGGTGCTGGTGTTCCTGATCCAGCAGATGGCGGCAGGGCTGTTCAGAACTGTCGCGGGTCTTTGTAGGTCCATGATCATCTCCAACACCGGTGGGGCTCTGTCCGTGCTCATCATCTTTGTTCTTGGAGGCTTCATTCTACCCAAAG ATGTGATTCCGAAATGGTGGATATGGGGCTTCTGGATTTCGCCACTTACCTACGGATACAATGCTTTAGCGGTGAACGAGTTTTTGGCTCCGAGGTGGATGAACAAACCG tcatcagatgatcgaccatTAGGAAGGGCAATCCTCGAAAACGCTAATGTCTTTCCGGAGGCTAGATGGTATTGGATTGGTGCCGGTGCGCTTCTGGGATTCAGCATCCTCTTCAATTTGCTTTTCACCTTCTTCCTCATGTATCTGAATC CTATCGGAAAACCGCAAGCTGTTATATCTGAAGAAACAGCAGCAGAGATGGAGGAAAACCGAGACGAGACAAGAGAGTCGCCGAGAATCAGGAGGGCGGGCTCCGAGAACGATTCTTTACCTCGGGAACTGTCGAAGAGGGACGGAAACAATGCCA GAGAAATGATGGTGCTGCGGATGAGCCCCAGCGGGACGAACAGGCTCAACCGTGACATGTCCATCGATGAGGCCGCCACCGGCGTTGCTCCCAAAAGAGGAATGGTTCTTCCGTTCACGCCTCTGGCCATGTCCTTTGATGAAGTCAGTTACTATGTGGACATGCCTGCG GAAATGAAAGATCAAGGAGTCACAGAAGATAGGCTGCAGCTCCTAAGGAACGTAACAGGGGCGTTCCGGCCGGGCGTCCTCACAGCCCTCATGGGCGTGAGTGGGGCTGGGAAAACCACCCTCATGGATGTTTTGGCTGGCAGAAAGACCGGTGGCTACGTCGAGGGAGATATCCGCATCTCCGGCTATCCCAAGAACCAAGAGACTTTCGCAAGGATTTCCGGGTATTGTGAGCAGAACGATATCCACTCACCTCAGGTCACCGTCCGGGAGTCCTTGATATACTCTGCTTTCCTCCGTCTCCCCAAGGAAGTCAGCGACGGAGAAAAGCTG AAATTTGTCGATGAGGTGATGGAGCTGGTGGAGCTCGACAACCTGAGAGACGCCATAGTGGGACTGCCGGGCATCACAGGGCTGTCCACGGAACAAAGGAAGAGACTGACGATTGCCGTGGAACTCGTTGCTAATCCCTCGATCATCTTCATGGACGAACCAACCTCAGGCCTCGATGCAAGAGCAGCCGCCATCGTCATGAGAACCGTGAGGAACACAGTCGATACCGGAAGAACTGTTGTTTGTACGATCCACCAGCCAAGCATCGACATATTCGAGGCCTTCGATGAG CTGCTGCTCATGAAAAGAGGCGGCCAAGTGATCTACTCTGGACCATTGGGAAGAAACTCTCACAAGATAATCGAATACTTCGAG GCGATTCCTGGAGTTCCAAAGATCAAGGACAAGTACAATCCTGCGACATGGATGCTGGAAGTCAGTTCGGTTGCAGCTGAAGTACGTCTACAGATGGACTTCGCCGAGTACTACAAATCATCAGCTCTCTACCA GCGCAACAAAGCATTGGTTGGTGAGCTCAGTAATCCGGCATCAGGAACAAATGATCTCTACTTCCCCACGCAGTTCTCCGAGTCTTCTTGGGGGCAGTTCAAGGCCTGCCTCTGGAAGCAATGGTGGACCTACTGGAGGAGCCCTGATTACAACCTGGTCAGATTTTTCTTCACCTTGGTCACTGCTCTGTTGCTAGGCTCCATATTTTGGAGAATTGGCCATAAGAG TGGAAGTGCAAACAATCTTAGGATCGTCATCGGGGCGATGTATGCGGCGGTCTTGTTCGTCGGCGTCAACAACTGCTCGACGGTGCAACCACTGGTAGCGATCGAGAGGACGGTGTTCTACCGAGAAAGGGCTGCTGGAATGTACTCCGCTTTACCGTATGCCATGGCTCAG GTGCTCGTGGAAATCCCGTACGTGGTGATTCAGGCAGCGTACTACTCGCTCATCGTCTACTCCATGATGAGCTTCCAGTGGACAGCGGCAAAATTCTTTTGGTTCTACTTCAtctccctcttctccttcctttACTTCACTTACTATGGCATGATGACCGTGTCACTGTCACCGAACCATCAAGTTGCTGCGATCTTTGCCTCCACCTTCTACTCCGTCTTTAACCTCTTCTCAGGCTTCTTCATCCCCAGACCA AGGATTCCCAAATGGTGGGTGTGGTACTACTGGATTTGCCCATTGCAATGGACGGTGTACGGTCTCATAGTAACACAGTACGGGGATTTAGAGAGCTTCATCAGTGTGCCTGGCTCGGAAACCCCAATAAGGACCAAGGACTACGTGAAGGACCATTTTGGATACCACACTGACTTCATGCCTGTGGTTGCCATCGTGCTGGTCGGCTTTGCTCTCTTCTTTGCTTTCATGTTTGCTTACTGCATCAAGAAGCTCAACTTCCAGCAGAGGTAG
- the LOC103998169 gene encoding pseudo histidine-containing phosphotransfer protein 2-like isoform X2: MVLHISSALTASALRPLLCFCFHNTYPEMENASGLQRQLASMKKDLFDQGYLDEQFDQLEELQDESSPNFVEEVVTLFFRDSSRLMANIDDALQRCPRDFHRLDNFLHRLKGSASSIGAAKMKNECTSFREFCSEENLDGCLRSFQKVKNDHTILRQKLENYLQLLRQVGPVDKASRSGS; this comes from the exons ATGGTTCTTCATATCTCATCAGCACTTACTGCCTCTGCACTCCGCCCCTTGCTCTGTTTCTGCTTTCACAACACTTATCCAGAGATGGAGAATGCTTCTGGCTTGCAGCGCCAGCTTGCTAGCATGAAGAAGGACCTCTTTGATCAG GGGTACTTGGATGAACAATTTGATCAGCTAGAGGAGTTGCAGGATGAATCCAGCCCTAATTTTGTGGAAGAAGTTGTCACATTGTTCTTCAGGGATTCATCCAGATTGATGGCCAACATTGACGACGCCCT CCAGCGGTGCCCTCGAGATTTCCATAGGCTGGACAACTTCTTGCACCGATTGAAGGGCAGTGCTTCCAG CATCGGTGCTGCAAAGATGAAGAACGAGTGCACCAGTTTCAGAGAATTCTGCAGTGAAGAAAACCTTGACGG ATGCCTGAGATCGTTTCAGAAGGTGAAGAATGACCACACCATCTTGAGGCAGAAGCTGGAAAACTACTTGCAG TTGCTGAGGCAAGTTGGCCCCGTCGACAAAGCATCTCGCTCTGGTAGCTGA